The genomic region GCTGGTCGCGCTCGAGCGCAAGACGTGGGACGCGACGGCACTCCTGGCCGCCTACCGCGACGGCGAGCTTTCGTGGCTGCGGGCGCTCACGATCATGCCCGTGCTCAGCGAGGAGACCGCCGCGGCCTGGATCGCGCGGGCGAAGGCAGTCACGGTGCGCCGACTGGTGGACGAGGCGGAGTGGGTGGTCGAGCGGCGCGCCGCGGGCGCGTCCCCGGCGGTGAGCGAGCCGCCGCCGCCGGGGGCGTCGCTCGTCCTGCCGGAGCGGCAAATGCGTGCGCACGAGGAATGCCCGCCCCTCGACGCGGAGATCGTCTTCTTCGCCCCCGCCTCGCTCAAGGTGCTGCTGCGCGAGGCGATCGCGGCCTTTGCCGAGCCCCTCGAGCCGCCGTGGCGCGGCTTCGAGCGGCTCCTCGAGCACGCGTGGACCGAATGGCAGCAGCAGCCGCGTCACCGCGACCCGGTCTTCGCGCGCGATGGCTGGCGCTGCGCCGTGCCTGCCTGCACGTCGCGGCGGAACCTGCACGACCATCACCTCCTCTTCCGCTCGCGCGGCGGCGGCAACGCGCGCGACAACCGCATCACCGTCTGTGCCTGGCACCACCTGCGGGGGATTCACCAGGGGCGCGTGCGGGCGTGGGGGACGGCGCCCGACGACGTGACGTGGGAGCTCGGGGTCCGCCCGGGGTGCGCACCGCTGCTGCGGCTCGAGGGGGACGAGTACCTGGTCGAGCGTTGACACCAACCGCCGGCAGCCGGCATCCAAGGAGCCATGCCTGAAGGCGCCGTAGACGTGCGTCTCGCCACCGAGGCCGAGCTCGAAGCGGTGACGGCGCTCCTCGTCGCGCAGCTCCGCGACCACCACGTGGCAACCCCGGAGGCGAAGCTCGCCAGCGCGATCGAGGCGGTTCTCCGTCATCCCGAGCGGGGGCGGATCCTGGTCGCGATCGAGAGGGGAAGGCCCGTCGGCATGGCCGCGCTCTCCTTCGTGTGGCCGCTCGAGCACGGCGGCCGGTCCGCATGGCTCGAGGAGCTGTACGTCGAGCCCGCGGCGCGCGGGCGCGGCCTCGGCACGCGGCTGCTGCACGCGGCGCTCCGGATCGCGGCCGAGACCGGCGCGGTGGCCGTCGACCTGGAGGTCGACGCCGGCCACCAGCGCGCGGCCCGACTCTACGCGCGCGAGGGCTTCCGGCCGCTCGCGCGTGCCCGCTGGGTGCGCACCCTCGAGCCGGCGGCCGAGCCGCGAGCCGCGGCGCCACCCGCGGCGATCACGGGCGGCTGCTTCTGCGGCGCCATCCGCTACCGCGTGAGCGCCACGACGGGCGACGTGAGCCACTGCCACTGCAGCATCTGCCGCCGCACGACGGGCGCGCCGTTCGTCACCTGGGCGACGTTCCCGGCCGCCGCCTTCGTCTTCACCGGGGGGACGCCGGCGGAGCTGCGCGCCACGCCCCGCGCGCTGCGCCAGCTCTGTGCCGCCTGCGGCACGGCCCTCACCTTCCGCGAGACGGCGCGGCCGAGCTCCGTCGACGTGACCGTCGGCAGCATGGACCTCCCGGACGCCATCGTCCCCGCGGCGCACATCTGGACCTCGAGCCAGCTCGCCTGGCTCCGCCTCGGCGACGACCTCCCGCGCCACACGGGAGCGGACCCCGGCGAGCGCGACGTCGAGCCGTGAGGCCGCGCGTGAGCTACCGCGGTTCGCCCGTCCCTCGTCGCGAGGCCCCGGCGCCGCACTGCGGGCAGGTGTGTATTTCCTCGATCATCCCGCCCAGGATGGGATCCATCGCGGACGCCTCCTGCGCCCCGCTCGGGTGCACGAGCTTCTCGGCGTGATGATTCATCTCGACACCGCATTCGGGACACATCATCGGTCGCGATTCCGCCGCCATCCCCCCGCTACTCCAGTGCGACGTGCTCGCGGCCGTGGCGCAGCGTGCGCGCCATCCACACGAGCTCCTTCAGGAACTTGTCGATGCGCGGGAGATAGGCCTGATCGCGCAGCGCCCCGGCCTCGTCGAAGACGCTCTGCACGGCGGAGAAGTTGACGTCCCAGAAGATCGCGACCAGGCCGAGCTCCCGCAGCACGGGGAGCAGGTCCTGGATGCCGCGCGTGCCGCCGTACGGCCCTGCGGACACGCCGACGACGCCAACGGCTTTGTGAACGTACTCCTTCAGGCAGCTGTCGAGCGCGTGCTTCAGCAGGCCCGAGTACCCGTGGTTGTACTCGGGCGAGACCACGACCAGGGCGTCGGCGCGGCTCATCTGCGAGGAGAAGGTGGGGTCCTTGATCGCCTGGCCGGCGTCGTCGATGCGGAGGGGAATGCGCGCGAGGTCGATCAGCTCGGTCTCGATCCCCGGGCGGCGGGAGAGCTCGGACACGAGGAGCCTCGCGACCGGGAGGCTCATGCGTCCCTGGCGCACCGTGCCGAGGAGGACGGGGACGAAGAGCGCACGCCCGGGCTCGGTCACGAGGGCGCGCTCCGGGTGGGAATCACGGCAGGGACGAGGGCGCGGCCTCCGACGCCGATCGCCGCGCAGAAGGCGCTGACGAGGCCGAGCGCCACCGGGAGGCTCGTGACGTGTGCGGTGAGCCCGATCAACGGCGGACCTGCGAGGAGCCCGAGGTAGCCTATGGTCGCGACCGCGGCAAGTGCGGTGCCGGCCTGGATCCCGCGCACCTGTCCCGCCGCGCTGAAGAGCACGGGGATGACGTTCGAGATGCCGAGGCCGACGAGCCCACACCCGGCGACGGCGGCGGCGGGAGCGCCCGCGAGGAGCGCGCCGCCGAGCCCGAAGGCGGCCAGCGCCCCCGATGCGCCGAGCAGCCGGCCGGGGCCGAGCAGGCTGACCAGGCAGTCGCCGCGGAAGCGGCCCGCGGCCATGGCGAGCGAGAACGCGGCGAAGCCGGCAGCCGCCACCGCCGGGGTCGTCTCGAGCGTGTCGCGCAGGTAGACGGCGCTCCAGTCGGCCATCGCGCCCTCCGCCAGGAGGCCGAAGAAGGCGAGGACGCCGAGGCCGAAGAGCACGCCGCTGGGTCGGGCGAAGACGGGGGCGGCGCTCGCGTCGGCGGCATCCGACGGCACGAGCCAGCGGAGCGCGCGGCCCACCGCCAGGAGGGCGACCGCGGCGCTCGCGACCACGTGGCAGGCGGGTGGGACGCCGAGCCCGATGGCGAGGCCCGCGAGCGCGGCCCCCGCCAGCCCGCCCAGGCTGAAGAGCCCGTGGAACGACGACATGATCGGACGCCCGTACTCCCGCTCGACCAGGACCGCCTGGGCGTTCATGGCGACGTCGAGCGTGGCGTTGCTCGCGCCAAGGAGGACGAGTGACAGGGCGAGCAGCGGGATCGCCGGACTGATCACCGGCAGGGGAAGTGTCACGCAGAGCGCGATCGCCGCCATCGACGTGGTCGCCCGGCTGCCGATCCGCCCGACCAGCCAGCCCGCGAGCGTGAGGGCGAGCACCGAGCCCGCGGCCATCGAGAGCAGGACGAGCCCGAGCGCGCCGTCCCCGATCGCATGCTCGGCCTTGACGGCCGGGATGTGAGGCACCCAGCTGGCGAGCACGGCACCGTTGACGAAGAAGATCGTCGAGACGGACCGGCGGGCGCGGGCCGGGGTTGCCCCGCCGGTCATGCGCGGCGCCGCCCCTGGTCGGCGGAAACGGCCAGGGCCGGAGCGTCGTCGGACGCATGCTCCGAGCGGCCGAGTTCCCGCGCCAGCAGCGTCCTGAGCGCCTGCCGGGCACGGTGCAGCCGGATCTTCACGGCGTTCGGGGTCGACCCGATCGAGTGCGCGGTCTCCTCCGTGTCCATCTCCTCGATGTCGCGAAGGAGGATGACGGTCCGGTAACGCTCGGGGAGCTCGTCGATGCACCGGCGCACCATGGCGCGCGTCTGGCGCCGCTCGAGGAGGACGTCGCTCGGCGTCTCCCAGCCCACCACGCCCTCGGCATGATGCCCGTCGGCGTCGAAGCGCGGCAGGAGATCGTCGATCGGCTCCTCGCGCCGGCGCCGCCGGCTCCGCAGCCTCATCAGGGCGGTGTTGACGACGATGCGGTGGAGCCAGGTCGAGAGCTTGGAGTCGCCCGCGAAGCCGTCGATGGCACGCGCCGCCGACACGAAGGCCTCCTGCACGGCGTCCTCGGCCTCGTCGTCGTCCCGCAAGAGGCGGCGCGCGGTCGCGAGCATGCGGCCGCCGTGCTGGCGCACGAGGGTGGCGAAGGCGTGGTCGTCGCCACGGCGGAGGCCGGCGAGGAGAGGCGCGCTCTCGTCCATCACGGGATCGAGATTCATTCGGCTTCTCCTCCCATGTCGCCGAGCATCTCGCTCAGGAACGGGGAGCAGCTCGCGAGCAGGGCGCCGCGCCGGGCGACGCCGTGGAGCAGGCCGAGGCCCTGCGCGTCGACGAAGGTCACACCCGAGAGATCGAGCAGCAGGGGATGGCGCGCCACGAGATAGGCTTCACACGAGGTCGCCAGCTCCCTCACTTCGACCCCGGCGAGGCGGCCTTCGATGGAGAGGCGCGCCACTCCGTCGGTTCCCGGCACCCGTGTGATCCGCATCATGCCGCTGGCCAGGAGCAACCCTCATGCCGCGGCAGCTGCGGGGCGGCTGGCGGCGCACAAGCGCCGTCACGACGGGCGCTTGCGAGGTGATCCGCGACCCTTCGCGGGCGCCGCGCCGCCCGCGACATTTCGCGGATCTACGAAGCCTGCTCCTCACTCCGCCGGATGCCGAGCTTCTGCATCCGGCTGCGCAGCGTGCTCGGGTGCATGTCGAGCAGGCGCGCCGCGCCGTGCGGGCCGTCCACCCGCCAGTTCGTGCGCTTGAGAACCGAGAGGATGTGATCCCGCTCGACCCGCTCGAGCGGGGCGGTGCCGGCCGGGGCCGCGGACCGCGGCGGGGCGGCGGGCACGCTTGCGGGAAGGAGCTCGGGGGGAACCTCCAGGTCGGCTCCCGGGGACAGGATCACGGCCCGCTCGATGACGTTCTCGAGCTCGCGCACGTTCCCGGGCCAGGCGTAGGTGCCGAGTCGCGCCATCGTCTCCTGCGGCACGCGGGAGATCTTGCGGCCGATCTTCGCCCGGTAGCGGGCGACGAAATAGTGCACGAGTGGCGGGATGTCCTCCGGGCGCTCGCGCAGCGGCGGCAGGGTCACGGGGAAGACGTTCAGCCGGTAGTACAGGTCCTGGCGGAACGTGCCGTCGGCGACCGCCGTCGGCAGGTCGCGGTTCGTCGCGGCGATGACCCGCACGTCGACCCTCACCGTCTGGCTGCCGCCCACACGCTCGAACTCACGCTCCTGGAGCACACGCAGGAGCTTCGCCTGCGTCTCGGGGGGCAGCTCCCCGACCTCGTCGAGGAAGATCGTCCCGCCGTGCGCGA from Deltaproteobacteria bacterium harbors:
- a CDS encoding GNAT family N-acetyltransferase, with the translated sequence MPEGAVDVRLATEAELEAVTALLVAQLRDHHVATPEAKLASAIEAVLRHPERGRILVAIERGRPVGMAALSFVWPLEHGGRSAWLEELYVEPAARGRGLGTRLLHAALRIAAETGAVAVDLEVDAGHQRAARLYAREGFRPLARARWVRTLEPAAEPRAAAPPAAITGGCFCGAIRYRVSATTGDVSHCHCSICRRTTGAPFVTWATFPAAAFVFTGGTPAELRATPRALRQLCAACGTALTFRETARPSSVDVTVGSMDLPDAIVPAAHIWTSSQLAWLRLGDDLPRHTGADPGERDVEP
- a CDS encoding NAD(P)H-dependent oxidoreductase, which codes for MSLPVARLLVSELSRRPGIETELIDLARIPLRIDDAGQAIKDPTFSSQMSRADALVVVSPEYNHGYSGLLKHALDSCLKEYVHKAVGVVGVSAGPYGGTRGIQDLLPVLRELGLVAIFWDVNFSAVQSVFDEAGALRDQAYLPRIDKFLKELVWMARTLRHGREHVALE
- a CDS encoding MFS transporter: MTGGATPARARRSVSTIFFVNGAVLASWVPHIPAVKAEHAIGDGALGLVLLSMAAGSVLALTLAGWLVGRIGSRATTSMAAIALCVTLPLPVISPAIPLLALSLVLLGASNATLDVAMNAQAVLVEREYGRPIMSSFHGLFSLGGLAGAALAGLAIGLGVPPACHVVASAAVALLAVGRALRWLVPSDAADASAAPVFARPSGVLFGLGVLAFFGLLAEGAMADWSAVYLRDTLETTPAVAAAGFAAFSLAMAAGRFRGDCLVSLLGPGRLLGASGALAAFGLGGALLAGAPAAAVAGCGLVGLGISNVIPVLFSAAGQVRGIQAGTALAAVATIGYLGLLAGPPLIGLTAHVTSLPVALGLVSAFCAAIGVGGRALVPAVIPTRSAPS
- a CDS encoding sigma-70 family RNA polymerase sigma factor — its product is MNLDPVMDESAPLLAGLRRGDDHAFATLVRQHGGRMLATARRLLRDDDEAEDAVQEAFVSAARAIDGFAGDSKLSTWLHRIVVNTALMRLRSRRRRREEPIDDLLPRFDADGHHAEGVVGWETPSDVLLERRQTRAMVRRCIDELPERYRTVILLRDIEEMDTEETAHSIGSTPNAVKIRLHRARQALRTLLARELGRSEHASDDAPALAVSADQGRRRA
- a CDS encoding STAS domain-containing protein, giving the protein MPGTDGVARLSIEGRLAGVEVRELATSCEAYLVARHPLLLDLSGVTFVDAQGLGLLHGVARRGALLASCSPFLSEMLGDMGGEAE